In Mytilus edulis chromosome 6, xbMytEdul2.2, whole genome shotgun sequence, the following proteins share a genomic window:
- the LOC139526319 gene encoding uncharacterized protein, with product MGYTFIYISSYAIVLFVSCISIMPFQKQCCFEKHKEHGTEILRNFKHVPAVALQAVQQYGCYDRRRLICTGCVNFLSGPDLKRKKEHADDIQIPPSKIAKYTMVNNDSTSASVPMNNRLSRVVQTDTVYHVDVDVQTCATVLARGEFGCQVDSVSPIFQELSAQIQNLHCIISEKDMVINSLRKEIEGLCSIETEKDRIKVIEQIFLKEKETLKGCDYSKDANGLSRLSPNDILEKQTPIVRKVINCLTKSVLDVDTHGNSKKRQFRKSLAIELLFSAKHLRYISPMSLAPLILLYNSTGSKTAVDIFSHTLPSGGYTFLQNWLLTLKPNPCVPMNEISDLVYAFDNNQRLQKVWLSRNANKQTLEVMTNIIKLELNGFNCQKNEVLDPRHWRKFRTF from the exons ATGGGATACACGTTTATCTATATATCGAGTTATGCTATTGTACTTTTCGTATCTTGTATAAGTATAATGCCATTTCAAAAACAATGCTGCTTCGAAAAACACAAAGAACATGGCACTGAAATACTACGTAATTTCAAGCATGTCCCCGCGGTAGCGTTACAGGCTGTCCAGCAATATGGATGTTACGACAGACGCAGACTAATCTGCACTGGATGTGTAAACTTTTTGTCAGGACCTGATCTAAAA AGAAAAAAGGAGCATGCAGATGATATTCAAATACCACCTTCTAAAATAGCTAAATACACGATGGTTAATAATGATAGCACATCCGCCAGTGTTCCTATGAATAACAGACTATCTCGAGTGGTTCAAACAGACACAGTTTACCATGTGGATGTAGATGTTCAAACCTGTGCGACTGTCCTCGCTCGGGGAGAATTTGGTTGTCAAGTTGATTCTGTGTCACCAATATTTCAAGAATTGTCCGCTCAAATACAAAACTTGCATTGTATTATTTCAGAGAAAGATATGGTCATTAATAGTTTAAGGAAAGAAATCGAAGGCCTTTGCAGTATTGAAACTGAAAAAGATCGTATTAAGGTTATTGAACAAATTTTTCTCAAAGAAAAAGAGACTTTAAAAGGTTGCGATTATTCTAAAGATGCAAATGGTTTATCGAGACTTTCTCCAAATGATATACTCGAAAAACAAACGCCTATAGTCAGAAAAGTAATTAATTGTTTAACCAAATCTGTTTTAGATGTTGATACTCATGGAAATTCTAAAAAACGCCAATTCCGCAAGTCTTTGGCAATTGAATTGTTGTTTTCAGCAAAACATTTGCGTTATATTTCTCCCATGTCACTTGCTCCCTTgattttattgtataattcaacaGGAAGTAAAACTGCAGTTGATATTTTTTCCCACACTTTACCATCAGGTGGTTACACATTTTTACAAAACTGGTTGCTGACATTGAAACCGAACCCATGTGTCCCTATGAATGaaatttctgacttggtatatgCCTTCGACAATAATCAGCGATTACAAAAGGTTTGGTTATCTAGAAATGCCAATAAACAGACATTAGAAGTAATGACAAACATTATAAAATTAGAATTAAATGGttttaattgtcaaaaaaatGAAGTCTTAGACCCACGACATTGGCGAAAATTTAGGACCTTTTGA
- the LOC139527436 gene encoding GTPase IMAP family member 9-like, with the protein MMFYIGKQVFLAVLFTMYFSDDVAIENEFRILLIGKTGAGKSTTGNSLLGREEFTADVSDESVTKYTKSARGTCNGRHIVVFDTPGFFDTEDDNAVILQEISKALTFPGMHSIIFILQIGRMTAEEQNTIDIFMNYFGDEVSDFVSVVFTNKDRLQNANTNIKDFVENKVKKDSPLGALLQKIDNRYISLGLQNTEQDVHMIIENVYNTVRNNGGRFYTHEMYTDAGNRQHKREQMDQDRNEKERNKEKQNIIAKEYRIQKQKLKELETNQEIEALGQERERLDDKRRQLEVKRQEEIDRFKEEKRKLNEKLDEKMLALFEGYQMGCLFGSKCDRADATIGNRGKIWHNDIPSDVVFVCCRRGKIMSLDGRRCICN; encoded by the exons ATG ATGTTTTATATTGGAAAACAAGTATTCCTAGCTGTTTTGTTTACTATGTATTTTTCAGATG ATGTAGCCATTGAAAATGAATTTCGCATTTTATTGATTGGAAAAACAGGAGCAGGAAAAAGTACTACCGGAAATAGTCTTTTAGGAAGAGAAGAATTCACTGCGGATGTATCTGACGAATCCGTTACCAAATATACCAAGTCTGCAAGGGGAACTTGCAATGGTCGCCATATTGTTGTTTTTGACACGCCGGGTTTCTTTGATACGGAAGACGATAATGCAGTTATACTACAGGAAATATCTAAAGCATTGACATTTCCCGGCATGCATTCCATCATATTTATTCTTCAAATAGGACGAATGACTGCAGAAGAACAAAATACGATAGATATTTTCATGAACTACTTCGGAGATGAAGTTAGCGATTTTGTAAGCGTTGTCTTTACAAATAAGGATAGACTCCAAAATGCcaatacaaatataaaagattttgtcgaaaacaaagtaaaaaaagactCTCCTTTGGGTGCACTTCTACAGAAAATAGACAACCGTTACATTTCACTCGGACTACAAAACACTGAACAAGACGTTCACATGATAATCGAAAATGTATATAATACTGTTAGAAATAATGGAGGGAGGTTTTATACACATGAAATGTACACCGATGCTGGAAACAGACAACACAAAAGAGAACAGATGGACCAGGACAGAAACGAGAAAGAGAGAAACAAAGAAAAGCAAAACATAATTGCTAAGGAATATAGAAtccaaaaacaaaaactaaaagaaCTTGAGACGAATCAAGAGATTGAGGCACTCGG ACAAGAACGTGAGAGATTGGATGATAAACGCAGACAGTTGGAAGTGAAACGACAAGAAGAAATAGATCGATTCAAAGAAGAGAAAAGGAAATTAAATGAAAAGTTAGACGAGAAAATGTTGGCCCTATTTGAAG GATACCAGATGGGATGTTTATTTGGAAGTAAATGTGACAGAGCTGATGCAACTATTGGTAATCGCGGTAAAATATGGCACAACGACATACCCAGTGATGTAGTATTTGTTTGTTGTCGAAGAGGTAAAATAATGTCACTTGATGGAAGAAGGTGTATCTGTAACTAA
- the LOC139527434 gene encoding GTPase IMAP family member 7-like yields MKVLQISLILWVIILLSSCSAEESCSSQSETVADRDIRHCSQKESEDIGITENERRILLIGRTGVGKSTTGNTILGRDVFHTDTSGEAVTRKTEYARSLRYGRNLLVVDTPGLFDTSIPNNETMKEIAQCYSQTAPGLHAIIFVTTTGRFTKEEKDTFDFFLTHLGKEVIDYMIVVITGKDKLDHKKLTIKQFVSNLKDESALMWLLNRTEYRYTAFGYGGGRADREAEVIELLEMIDNLVKENEGSYYTNDMYKRNEKLLKERWEEEKRKETEKLEKEIQSAKKSAQNEFEEKQKELEKDFENQKIEHENNMKKLNAKFNEQESDIEKIKNKNKQDLEEMRREIEQREMALTIRRIEAERDVEIRLREEAERKVIDKEMTFREDYRSDSGFFEQALMAAGKAIGAVVDAVYNFFGRLF; encoded by the exons ATGAAGGTACTACAAATCTCACTTATTTTGTGGGTTATAATTTTACTATCTTCATGTTCCGCAGAGGAGAGCTGTAGTTCACAGTCAG AAACGGTTGCAGATAGAGATATCCGTCACTGTTCACAAAAGGAGAGTGAAGATATAG GTATAACCGAAAATGAACGCAGAATATTGCTAATAGGCCGGACTGGAGTCGGTAAAAGTACTACTGGAAACACAATACTGGGGAGGGACGTTTTTCATACAGACACTTCGGGCGAGGCAGTCACGAGAAAGACAGAATATGCGCGCTCACTGCGCTACGGGAGAAATCTTTTAGTTGTCGACACTCCGGGATTGTTTGATACAAGTATACCTAATAATGAAACTATGAAAGAAATTGCACAATGTTACAGCCAAACAGCTCCGGGTTTACATGCTATCATTTTTGTTACTACGACTGGACGATTCACCAAAGAAGAAAAAgatacatttgacttttttctcACGCATCTTGGAAAAGAAGTAATTGATTATATGATTGTAGTTATCACTGGTAAAGACAAACTAGATCATAAAAAACTTACAATTAAGCAGTTTGTTTCCAATTTAAAAGATGAGTCGGCTCTTATGTGGTTGTTGAATCGGACCGAATACCGATATACAGCGTTTGGCTATGGCGGTGGTCGTGCTGATCGTGAGGCAGAAGTTATAGAACTTCTTGAAATGATCGACAACCTTGTCAAGGAAAACGAAGGGAGCTATTATACAAATGACATGTATAAAAGAAATGAGAAATTGTTAAAAGAACGATGGGAAGAAGAAAAACGGAAAGAAACAGAAAAACTTGAAAAGGAAATACAATCAGCTAAGAAATCTGCTCAAAACGAGTtcgaagaaaaacaaaaggaacTTGAGAAAGATTTTGAAAACCAGAAGATTGAACatgaaaataatatgaaaaaattgAATGCTAAATTCAACGAACAAGAATCTGATATTGagaagataaaaaacaaaaataagcaGGACCTTGAAGAAATGCGGAGAGAAATAGAACAAAGAGAAATGGCATTAACAATTCGTCGTATAGAAGCGGAAAGAGACGTTGAAATAAGGTTGCGAGAAGAAGCTGAAAGAAAAGTGATTGATAAAGAAATGACGTTTCGAGAGGATTACAGATCTGATTCTGGCTTTTTTGAGCAGGCTCTAATGGCAGCAGGGAAGGCTATAGGAGCTGTTGTAGAcgctgtttataatttttttggaaGATTATTTTAA